One Malus sylvestris chromosome 14, drMalSylv7.2, whole genome shotgun sequence DNA segment encodes these proteins:
- the LOC126598605 gene encoding zinc finger CCCH domain-containing protein 30-like has translation MCNGSEQIKPNSSPAASLISVDESRLSNTAMNHLTVETEDAFASLLELAANNDIQSFKRSIEHDPSGIDEIGLWYCRQKGSKQMVNEQRTPLMVAATYGSIDVMKLILSLSDADVNQACGRDRSTALHCAASGGAENAVDCVKLLLGAGADPNSVDANGHHPNDVIVVPPRLQNVKLALEELLMVNGSVGEQTLTVSTRTVHSSSPPLSASPENGSPSAFDFNCSPTKSKFYNSLSSASEKKEYPVDPSLPDIKNSIYSTDEFRMYSFKVRPCSRAYSHDWTECPFVHPGENARRRDPRKFHYSCVPCPDFRKGACRRGDMCEYAHGVFECWLHPAQYRTRLCKDGISCARRVCFFAHTTDELRPLYVSTGSAVPSPRSSTSGALAMDFAAAMSLLPGSPSSVNVMSPSPFTPPMSPSANGMSHSSLAWPQPNVPALHLPGSNFQSSRLRSSLCARDMPSDDFDLPPEFDMQQQQLLNELSCLSQPTLSNNSLNRSGRRTTLTPSNLDDLFSAESLSPRYSDQSLQSGVFSPTHKSAVLNQFQQQQSMLSPIHTNFSPKAVDHALLQASYGGPSSGRMSPRNVEPISPMGSRVSMLAQREKQQQFRSLSSRELGSNSASIVGSSPNSWSKWGSSNGKPDWAVTTDELGKLRRSSSFELGNNEEEPDLSWVQSLVKESPTEIKEKQTPSSGVTAAGSSNEGSNANSQRESVDHAVLGAWIDQMHLDLVAQQN, from the coding sequence ATGTGCAATGGATCAGAGCAGATAAAACCCAATTCTTCTCCAGCAGCATCTCTTATATCTGTTGACGAAAGTAGACTTTCCAATACAGCCATGAATCACTTGACAGTTGAAACTGAAGATGCTTTTGCCAGCTTACTTGAGCTTGCTGCAAACAATGACATTCAGAGCTTCAAACGATCGATTGAGCATGACCCTTCTGGCATTGATGAGATTGGTTTGTGGTATTGTCGTCAGAAGGGCTCAAAACAGATGGTTAATGAGCAGAGAACCCCTTTAATGGTTGCTGCTACATATGGTAGCATTGATGTCATGAAGCtaattctttctctctctgatgCTGATGTGAACCAGGCCTGTGGGCGTGATAGGAGCACTGCTCTTCACTGTGCCGCCTCAGGTGGGGCTGAGAATGCCGTGGATTGTGTGAAGCTGCTTTTAGGAGCTGGTGCTGATCCTAATTCGGTTGATGCTAATGGTCATCATCCTAATGATGTTATAGTTGTTCCTCCTAGGCTACAAAATGTCAAATTAGCTCTAGAAGAACTACTTATGGTAAATGGTTCTGTTGGTGAACAAACTCTCACAGTGTCAACAAGAACTGTACATTCAAGTTCTCCTCCACTGTCAGCTTCCCCAGAAAATGGGTCTCCATCCGCTTTTGATTTTAATTGTTCCCCTACAAAGTCAAAGTTCTATAATTCTCTCTCTTCGGCGTcagagaagaaggaatatccTGTTGATCCCTCTCTTCCAGACATCAAGAACAGCATTTATTCAACTGATGAGTTCCGAATGTATTCATTCAAGGTGAGGCCTTGTTCACGTGCATACTCTCACGATTGGACTGAGTGCCCGTTTGTCCATCCAGGGGAAAATGCACGAAGAAGGGACCCAAGGAAGTTTCATTATAGCTGTGTTCCTTGTCCTGATTTCAGAAAGGGGGCTTGCAGACGTGGAGATATGTGTGAGTATGCTCATGGGGTTTTTGAGTGCTGGCTACACCCAGCTCAGTATCGAACCCGACTTTGCAAGGATGGTATAAGCTGTGCAAGGAGAGTCTGCTTTTTTGCTCACACCACGGATGAACTCAGGCCATTATACGTTTCAACTGGTTCTGCTGTTCCTTCTCCTCGCTCGAGCACCTCTGGTGCTTTGGCCATGGATTTTGCTGCTGCAATGAGCCTCTTGCCTGGTTCTCCGTCATCGGTCAATGTCATGTCTCCTTCACCATTTACTCCACCCATGTCTCCATCTGCCAATGGCATGTCACACTCATCTCTGGCTTGGCCCCAACCTAATGTCCCGGCCTTGCATCTGCCAGGTAGCAATTTTCAGTCTAGTCGGTTGAGATCTTCTCTTTGTGCAAGAGATATGCCATCGGATGATTTTGATTTACCGCCGGAGTTTGATATGCAGCAACAACAGCTACTAAATGAATTATCTTGCCTATCGCAACCAACTCTGAGTAATAATTCACTGAACCGTAGTGGTCGAAGGACAACCCTAACCCCCTCAAATCTTGATGATCTCTTCTCTGCAGAGAGCTTATCACCCCGGTACTCTGATCAATCATTGCAATCGGGTGTTTTCTCCCCAACTCACAAATCAGCTGTTCTCAATCAATTTCAGCAGCAGCAGAGCATGCTTTCACCAATCCATACAAACTTTTCCCCAAAAGCTGTTGATCACGCTCTATTGCAGGCCTCTTACGGGGGCCCATCCTCTGGGAGGATGTCTCCACGGAATGTGGAACCTATCTCACCAATGGGCTCTCGAGTTTCAATGCTAGCTCAACGAGAGAAGCAACAACAGTTCCGTAGCCTTAGTTCACGGGAACTCGGCTCCAACTCTGCCTCCATCGTTGGTTCCTCTCCAAATTCTTGGTCAAAATGGGGATCCTCCAATGGAAAACCAGATTGGGCAGTTACTACAGATGAATTGGGTAAGCTCCGCAGATCATCTTCTTTTGAGCTTGGGAACAATGAAGAGGAGCCAGATCTTTCCTGGGTTCAGTCACTTGTTAAAGAATCTCCTACCGAAATCAAAGAGAAGCAAACACCAAGCTCAGGTGTTACGGCCGCTGGTTCCTCCAACGAAGGTTCAAATGCAAACTCCCAAAGGGAGTCTGTCGATCATGCTGTGTTAGGAGCATGGATTGACCAAATGCATCTGGATCTTGTGGCTCAGCAGAACTGA